The Agromyces sp. LHK192 genome includes a window with the following:
- a CDS encoding hemolysin III family protein, translated as MTPSDHREHEDVAEHLAHPVAELDPADAAVAADERRGHDIPNIPLLDASVADPTELKPTWRGWIHAATFPITIAAGIVLIVLAEGAPAKWASAVFMLTSMLLFGNSALYHRFDWKPKTKVILKRIDHANIFLLIAGTYTPLAILALPPDKGWLLLAIVWGGALLGIGFRVFWISAPRWLYVPIYLLLGWAAIMYIGDLVNANVAMMVLVIVGGVLYTIGAVVYGLKRPNPWPGHFGFHEIFHVCTVLAFMCHWTATLLIAMQPAYHAG; from the coding sequence ATGACCCCCAGCGATCACCGCGAGCACGAAGACGTCGCGGAGCACCTGGCCCACCCGGTGGCCGAACTCGATCCCGCCGACGCCGCCGTCGCCGCCGACGAGCGACGGGGTCACGACATCCCGAACATCCCGCTGCTCGACGCATCCGTCGCCGATCCGACGGAGCTGAAGCCGACGTGGCGGGGCTGGATCCATGCGGCGACGTTCCCGATCACGATCGCCGCGGGCATCGTGCTGATCGTGCTCGCCGAGGGTGCGCCGGCGAAGTGGGCGTCGGCCGTGTTCATGCTGACGTCGATGCTGCTCTTCGGCAACTCCGCGCTCTACCACCGGTTCGACTGGAAGCCGAAGACGAAGGTGATCCTGAAGCGGATCGACCACGCGAACATCTTCCTGCTCATCGCCGGCACCTACACGCCGCTCGCGATCCTCGCCCTGCCTCCGGACAAGGGTTGGCTGCTCCTCGCGATCGTGTGGGGCGGCGCGCTGCTGGGCATCGGTTTCCGGGTCTTCTGGATCTCCGCGCCCAGATGGCTGTACGTGCCGATCTACCTGCTCCTCGGCTGGGCGGCGATCATGTACATCGGCGACCTGGTGAACGCCAACGTGGCGATGATGGTGCTCGTGATCGTCGGCGGCGTGCTCTACACGATCGGCGCGGTCGTCTACGGGCTCAAGCGGCCGAACCCGTGGCCGGGGCACTTCGGCTTCCACGAGATCTTCCACGTGTGCACGGTGCTCGCGTTCATGTGCCACTGGACGGCGACGCTGCTGATCGCCATGCAGCCCGCGTACCACGCGGGCTGA
- a CDS encoding carbonic anhydrase, whose product MSQATPPAVTPAEAWRELRRGNERFVAGTPSHPHQDVERRASLAAGQAPKVAIFGCADSRLSAEIIFDLGLGDAFVVRNAGQVATESVLGSLEYAVAVLGVPLVLVLGHDACGAVQASIDSQAADAAPLPPHIRSLTDRIVPAVRRVAGIGADAPVAPSDVDAGYVGREHLRDTVSELVAGSEIISAAIAEGRLAVVGANYRLREGRAETDVVVGTV is encoded by the coding sequence GTGAGCCAAGCCACGCCCCCCGCCGTCACCCCCGCCGAGGCCTGGCGGGAGCTCCGGCGCGGCAACGAACGGTTCGTCGCCGGCACCCCGTCGCACCCGCATCAGGACGTCGAGCGCCGCGCCAGCCTCGCCGCAGGGCAGGCGCCGAAGGTCGCGATCTTCGGCTGCGCCGACTCGCGCCTGTCCGCCGAGATCATCTTCGACCTCGGACTCGGCGACGCCTTCGTCGTCCGCAACGCTGGCCAGGTCGCCACCGAGTCGGTGCTGGGCTCGCTCGAGTACGCGGTGGCCGTCCTCGGCGTGCCGCTGGTGCTCGTGCTCGGCCACGACGCGTGCGGGGCCGTGCAGGCGTCGATCGACTCGCAGGCCGCAGACGCGGCCCCGCTGCCGCCGCACATCCGCTCGCTGACCGACCGGATCGTGCCGGCGGTCCGCCGGGTCGCGGGGATCGGAGCGGATGCCCCGGTCGCGCCGTCCGACGTCGACGCCGGCTACGTCGGGCGCGAGCACCTCCGCGACACCGTGAGCGAGCTCGTCGCGGGCTCCGAGATCATCTCGGCCGCGATCGCCGAGGGTAGGCTTGCCGTCGTCGGAGCGAACTACCGGCTCCGCGAGGGCCGCGCCGAGACCGACGTCGTCGTCGGCACGGTCTGA
- a CDS encoding aminotransferase class V-fold PLP-dependent enzyme — protein MEAYLDGFQEEPGYLDYGRVGPLSRTVVEESAALSLSLERARHGGLDVFGEQDARVRAAASAVIGYPAERIVFQPNTTMGLMHALFGITGPVLLSPDEFPSLPIAAVRAQEALHVVQPVWLETDQGKVTPAGIRDQLEQNVAAVAVSLVDARTGYLCDIEGIRQVIGDRLLIVDAIQGFGVVDVPWEVADVVATGGQKWCRAGWGTGLLAFSERALDQLTPVFSGFSGTEEAEPWGHVPPPAPGASAYRVSNPDPIAQARFATALEELASVGASAVSSAVAERVSRVIEVADEFAMPVVSSRDEQERAGIVVIEPPSEQVALLTASMHNHGITATTRQGRVRLSVHAATSDETLDMLRAAFVSYSTAATY, from the coding sequence ATGGAAGCGTATCTCGACGGGTTCCAGGAGGAGCCGGGCTACCTCGACTACGGGCGCGTCGGTCCGTTGTCGCGGACCGTGGTCGAGGAGTCGGCGGCGCTCAGCCTGTCGCTGGAGCGAGCACGTCACGGCGGACTCGACGTGTTCGGCGAACAGGACGCGCGCGTGCGCGCCGCCGCGAGCGCGGTCATCGGATACCCCGCCGAGCGCATCGTGTTCCAGCCGAACACGACGATGGGCCTCATGCACGCCCTGTTCGGCATCACCGGCCCGGTGCTGCTGTCGCCCGACGAGTTCCCGAGCCTGCCGATCGCCGCGGTGCGGGCCCAGGAGGCGCTGCACGTGGTGCAGCCCGTCTGGCTCGAGACCGACCAGGGCAAGGTCACGCCCGCCGGCATCCGCGACCAGCTCGAGCAGAACGTCGCCGCCGTCGCCGTGAGCCTCGTCGACGCGCGCACCGGGTACCTGTGCGACATCGAGGGCATCCGCCAGGTCATCGGCGACCGCCTGCTCATCGTCGACGCCATCCAGGGCTTCGGCGTCGTCGACGTGCCGTGGGAGGTCGCCGACGTCGTCGCGACCGGCGGACAGAAGTGGTGCCGCGCCGGCTGGGGAACCGGCCTGCTCGCGTTCTCGGAGCGCGCACTCGACCAGCTCACCCCGGTGTTCTCGGGCTTCAGCGGCACCGAGGAGGCGGAACCCTGGGGTCATGTGCCGCCGCCCGCGCCTGGCGCGTCGGCCTACCGGGTGTCCAACCCCGACCCGATCGCGCAGGCCCGGTTCGCGACCGCCCTCGAGGAGCTCGCGTCCGTCGGGGCGTCCGCGGTCAGCTCGGCCGTCGCCGAGCGCGTGAGCCGCGTCATCGAGGTGGCCGACGAGTTCGCGATGCCCGTCGTCAGCTCGCGTGACGAGCAGGAACGGGCCGGCATCGTCGTGATCGAGCCGCCGTCGGAGCAGGTGGCGCTGCTGACCGCTTCGATGCACAACCACGGCATCACGGCGACGACCCGGCAGGGCCGGGTGCGGCTCAGCGTGCATGCGGCGACGAGCGACGAGACGCTCGACATGCTGCGGGCCGCGTTCGTGTCGTACTCGACGGCAGCCACCTACTGA
- a CDS encoding aspartate ammonia-lyase yields MVDNAAEYRIEHDTMGEVRVPAAALYRAQTQRAVENFPISGKGLEPAQVAALARIKKAAAQANARLGVLDQAIADAIVEAADEVIAGRHGFTEHFPVDTYQTGSGTSSNMNMNEVLATVATQKLGADVHPNDHVNASQSSNDVFPTSVHIAVTAALIDDLIPSLDHLAVALEAKAEAWADVVKSGRTHLMDATPVTLGQEFGGYARQIRLGIERVRTALPRVAEVPLGGTAVGTGINTPAGFPQLVIELLQQDTELPITEAADHFEAQANRDGLVDASGALRTIAVSLTKICNDLRWMGSGPNTGLGEIFIPDLQPGSSIMPGKVNPVIPEAVLMVAARVVGNDATVAWAGASGSFELNVQIPVMGTALLESIRLLSNASRVLADKTVDGLEANLDRLTALAGMSPSIVTPLNKLIGYEAAAKIAKHSVKQGVTVREAVIDLGYVERGELTEEQLDTALDLLSMTRPPQAR; encoded by the coding sequence GTGGTGGACAACGCCGCCGAGTACCGCATCGAGCACGACACGATGGGCGAGGTGCGGGTCCCCGCCGCAGCGCTCTACCGTGCGCAGACCCAGCGTGCCGTCGAGAACTTCCCCATCTCGGGCAAGGGGCTCGAGCCCGCGCAGGTCGCCGCGCTCGCCCGCATCAAGAAGGCCGCGGCGCAGGCGAACGCGCGCCTCGGCGTGCTCGACCAGGCGATCGCCGACGCGATCGTCGAGGCCGCCGACGAGGTCATCGCGGGTCGCCACGGCTTCACCGAGCACTTCCCGGTCGACACCTACCAGACCGGTTCGGGCACGAGCTCGAACATGAACATGAACGAGGTCCTCGCGACCGTCGCGACGCAGAAGCTCGGCGCCGACGTGCACCCGAACGACCACGTCAACGCCTCGCAGTCGTCGAACGACGTGTTCCCGACCTCGGTGCACATCGCGGTGACCGCGGCGCTCATCGACGACCTGATCCCCTCGCTCGACCACCTCGCGGTCGCGCTCGAGGCCAAGGCGGAGGCGTGGGCCGACGTCGTCAAGTCGGGTCGCACGCACCTCATGGACGCGACGCCCGTCACGCTCGGCCAGGAGTTCGGCGGCTACGCCCGCCAGATCCGCCTCGGCATCGAGCGGGTGCGCACCGCGCTCCCCCGCGTCGCCGAGGTCCCGCTCGGCGGCACCGCCGTCGGCACCGGCATCAACACGCCGGCCGGGTTCCCGCAGCTGGTCATCGAGCTGCTCCAGCAGGACACCGAGCTGCCGATCACGGAGGCGGCCGACCACTTCGAGGCGCAGGCCAACCGCGACGGCCTCGTCGACGCCTCGGGGGCGCTGCGCACCATCGCCGTCAGCCTCACGAAGATCTGCAACGACCTGCGCTGGATGGGCTCCGGCCCGAACACCGGCCTCGGCGAGATCTTCATCCCCGACCTGCAGCCCGGCTCGTCGATCATGCCCGGCAAGGTCAACCCCGTCATCCCCGAAGCCGTGCTCATGGTCGCGGCCCGGGTCGTCGGCAACGATGCGACGGTCGCGTGGGCCGGGGCATCCGGCTCGTTCGAACTGAACGTGCAGATCCCGGTGATGGGCACCGCGCTGCTCGAGTCGATCCGCCTGCTCTCGAACGCGTCGCGCGTGCTCGCCGACAAGACCGTCGACGGCCTCGAGGCGAACCTCGACCGCCTCACGGCGCTCGCGGGCATGTCGCCGTCGATCGTGACGCCGCTGAACAAGCTCATCGGCTACGAGGCCGCGGCCAAGATCGCGAAGCACTCGGTCAAGCAGGGCGTCACCGTGCGCGAGGCCGTGATCGACCTGGGCTACGTCGAGCGCGGGGAACTCACCGAGGAGCAGCTCGACACCGCGCTCGACCTGCTGTCGATGACGCGTCCGCCGCAGGCGAGGTAG
- a CDS encoding isoprenyl transferase — protein MQNSDRPRGRGLLYRVYERRLRSGLDDAPIPRHVAMIIDGNRRWAKQLGYETAAHGHRAGAAKVREFLEWCDDLGIQVVTLYLLSSDNLVSRATDELTDLIEIIAELAEELSHYRDWRVQHVGSDAGLPAPLVAALDAAEHRTADKRGLHVNLAVGYGGRTEITDAMRAIVAAHHAEGRSLDDLAERLTPELIGEHLYTGGQPDPDLVIRTSGEQRLSDFMLWQAAHSEFYFVEALGPDLRRVDFLRAIRDYAKRHRRFGG, from the coding sequence GTGCAGAACAGCGATCGACCCCGCGGTCGCGGCCTCCTCTACCGCGTCTACGAGCGTCGGCTTCGCAGCGGACTCGACGACGCGCCCATCCCGCGCCACGTCGCGATGATCATCGACGGCAACCGACGGTGGGCGAAGCAGCTCGGCTACGAGACAGCCGCGCACGGCCACCGTGCCGGTGCTGCGAAGGTGCGCGAGTTCCTCGAGTGGTGCGACGACCTGGGCATCCAGGTGGTCACGCTCTACCTCCTCTCGAGCGACAACCTCGTCAGCCGCGCCACCGACGAACTCACCGACCTGATCGAGATCATCGCCGAACTCGCCGAGGAGCTCAGTCACTACCGCGACTGGCGGGTGCAGCACGTCGGCAGCGACGCCGGCCTGCCGGCGCCGCTCGTCGCCGCGCTCGACGCGGCCGAGCACCGCACGGCCGACAAGCGCGGCCTGCACGTGAACCTCGCGGTCGGCTACGGCGGGCGCACCGAGATCACCGACGCCATGCGCGCGATCGTCGCGGCCCACCACGCCGAGGGGCGGAGCCTCGACGACCTCGCCGAACGGCTCACGCCCGAGCTCATCGGCGAGCACCTGTACACCGGCGGCCAGCCCGATCCCGACCTGGTCATCCGGACCTCGGGCGAGCAGCGGTTGAGCGACTTCATGCTCTGGCAGGCGGCCCACAGCGAGTTCTACTTCGTCGAGGCGCTCGGGCCCGACCTGCGCCGGGTCGACTTCCTGCGCGCCATCCGCGACTACGCGAAGCGTCATCGGCGATTCGGCGGCTGA
- a CDS encoding AI-2E family transporter: protein MTDSRGRGRRWLGRRRGLAARREQAPPHGQAPGDAPADDASFPGLAEPERTRTDAAESVPYGMRLAAAWSWRLLLVGGVAAVVIFLIIQLRYIVIPLLVAVLLSALLVPLSQLLQRIRWPKWLAVTVSMLTALVVVGGLLTLGISQIVRGSDELADQSVVAWNDLRTWLVDGPLHLTETQIDDWLAQALQTIQSESSVIWSGALSVGSTVGHFLVGMLLALFATIFILIDGRGIWKWIVGIFPKRARAAVDGAGLSGWSTLQNFAKVQILVATIDAIGIGAGAALLGVPLAAPIAILVFLGSFIPIVGAVATGALAVFVALVYNGWVIALVMLGVVLLVQQVEGHILQPLIMGTAVKVHPLGVVVAVATGSLLAGIPGALFAVPVTAVANVMIAYIAGGSWKSNAPPSAVETRSPVWRTVPSKPGFRRGA, encoded by the coding sequence ATGACGGACTCGAGGGGGCGAGGTCGACGCTGGCTCGGCCGACGACGCGGCCTGGCCGCGCGTCGAGAGCAGGCGCCGCCTCACGGGCAGGCACCCGGCGACGCGCCGGCCGACGACGCCTCGTTCCCCGGCCTCGCCGAGCCCGAGCGCACCCGCACCGACGCGGCGGAGTCCGTGCCCTACGGCATGCGCCTCGCGGCCGCATGGTCGTGGCGGCTGCTGCTCGTCGGCGGTGTCGCTGCCGTCGTCATCTTCCTGATCATCCAGCTGCGCTACATCGTCATCCCGCTGCTCGTCGCCGTGCTCCTGAGCGCCCTGCTCGTGCCGCTCTCGCAGCTCCTGCAGCGCATCCGGTGGCCGAAGTGGCTCGCCGTCACCGTCTCGATGCTGACCGCGCTCGTGGTGGTCGGGGGGCTGCTGACGCTCGGCATCTCGCAGATCGTGCGCGGGTCCGACGAATTGGCCGACCAGTCGGTCGTCGCGTGGAACGACCTGCGGACCTGGCTCGTCGACGGCCCCCTGCACCTCACCGAGACGCAGATCGACGACTGGCTCGCACAGGCGCTCCAGACCATCCAGAGCGAGTCGAGCGTGATCTGGAGCGGTGCGCTGTCGGTCGGATCCACGGTCGGACACTTCCTCGTGGGCATGCTGCTCGCCCTCTTCGCGACCATCTTCATCCTGATCGACGGCCGCGGCATCTGGAAGTGGATCGTCGGCATCTTCCCCAAGCGGGCGCGCGCGGCCGTCGACGGGGCCGGGCTCTCCGGGTGGAGCACGCTCCAGAACTTCGCGAAGGTGCAGATCCTGGTCGCCACGATCGACGCGATCGGCATCGGCGCCGGTGCTGCCCTGCTCGGAGTCCCGCTGGCCGCGCCGATCGCCATCCTCGTGTTCCTCGGTTCGTTCATCCCGATCGTCGGCGCGGTCGCGACAGGCGCCCTCGCCGTGTTCGTCGCGCTGGTCTACAACGGCTGGGTCATCGCCCTCGTGATGCTCGGCGTCGTGCTGCTCGTGCAGCAGGTGGAGGGGCACATCCTCCAACCGCTCATCATGGGGACCGCCGTGAAGGTGCATCCGCTCGGCGTCGTCGTCGCCGTCGCGACCGGATCGCTCCTGGCGGGAATCCCCGGGGCGCTCTTCGCGGTTCCCGTCACCGCCGTCGCGAACGTCATGATCGCGTACATCGCCGGCGGCTCCTGGAAGTCGAACGCGCCGCCTTCGGCTGTGGAGACGCGGTCGCCCGTGTGGCGCACCGTCCCGAGCAAACCCGGATTCCGGCGAGGAGCATGA
- the greA gene encoding transcription elongation factor GreA yields MAQEATVTWLTQEAFDRLAGELEELSTTGREEIAKRIEAAREEGDLKENGGYHAAKDEQGKQEARIRQLKELLRTAQVGEAPASKGIVESGTVITAVIAGDEETFLIGSREIAGDSELDVFSEQSPLGAAILGLKEGESASYTAPNGREISVEVRKVETWGGQ; encoded by the coding sequence ATGGCACAGGAAGCCACCGTCACCTGGCTGACCCAGGAGGCCTTCGATCGGCTCGCCGGCGAGCTCGAGGAGCTGTCGACCACCGGCCGCGAGGAGATCGCCAAGCGCATCGAGGCCGCCCGCGAGGAGGGCGACCTCAAGGAGAACGGCGGGTACCACGCCGCGAAGGACGAGCAGGGCAAGCAGGAGGCCCGCATCCGCCAGCTCAAGGAGCTGCTGCGCACCGCCCAGGTCGGCGAGGCCCCGGCCTCGAAGGGCATCGTCGAGTCGGGCACCGTCATCACCGCGGTGATCGCCGGCGACGAGGAGACGTTCCTCATCGGCAGCCGCGAGATCGCCGGCGACTCGGAGCTCGACGTGTTCAGCGAGCAGTCGCCGCTGGGCGCCGCGATCCTCGGGCTCAAGGAGGGCGAATCCGCCTCCTACACCGCACCGAACGGGCGCGAGATCTCGGTCGAGGTCCGCAAGGTCGAGACCTGGGGCGGCCAGTAG
- a CDS encoding DUF4307 domain-containing protein gives MQSVPDASLDARYGRTSRNRRRDRRLLIAGAIAFAVVLVSWVVWAGLDGQRPSIEVAGTGHTLLNDERAVEVTWRLSVPAGNDTACVVQAFNDDFTVVGWKVVEIPASDRYTRTFTETVRVAQEANTGLVEHCWLT, from the coding sequence GTGCAGTCAGTACCCGATGCCTCCCTCGACGCACGCTACGGGCGCACCTCGCGCAATCGTCGCCGCGATCGGCGCCTCCTGATCGCCGGTGCGATCGCGTTCGCGGTCGTCCTCGTGTCGTGGGTCGTCTGGGCCGGGCTCGACGGACAGCGTCCGTCGATCGAGGTCGCCGGCACCGGGCACACGCTGCTGAACGACGAGCGCGCGGTCGAGGTGACCTGGCGCCTCTCGGTGCCCGCGGGCAACGACACCGCGTGCGTCGTGCAGGCGTTCAACGACGACTTCACCGTCGTCGGATGGAAGGTCGTCGAGATCCCCGCATCCGACCGGTACACCCGGACGTTCACCGAGACGGTGCGCGTCGCCCAGGAGGCGAACACGGGTTTGGTCGAGCACTGCTGGCTGACCTAG
- the ilvA gene encoding threonine ammonia-lyase, translating to MVVTQVYPGPTLAEFEGAREVVARVARRTPMESSRFLERELGAPVYLKCENLQRTGSYKLRGAFNRLSALTPAERERGVVAASAGNHAQGVAYAARELGIRATIFMPVGVALPKLEATRAYGAEVVLAGATFGETAAASVAHAEQTGAVFIPPFDHHDVIAGQGTLGLEILEQAPDASTIVVPIGGGGLAAGVASAVKQRAAQLGRDVRVVGVQAANAAPFVPSLAAGALQEVPVVPTIADGIAVYRPGAMTFEVIREAIDEVVTVTEDDIARALLVLLERAKLVVEPAGAVSVAALMSGAVQTDGPVVAVLSGGNIDPLLMQRVIAHGLAASGRYLTVRLGLPDRPGQLVRVAELLAGTHANVVEVMHTRHGRGLQISEVEIDISVETRGPEHRAEVVEVLRRAGYEPVVLDD from the coding sequence ATGGTCGTGACACAGGTGTACCCGGGGCCGACGCTGGCCGAATTCGAGGGGGCGCGAGAGGTCGTCGCCCGAGTGGCGCGACGCACCCCGATGGAGTCCTCCCGGTTCCTCGAGCGCGAGCTCGGCGCCCCGGTCTACCTCAAGTGCGAGAACCTGCAGCGCACCGGGTCGTACAAGCTCCGCGGTGCGTTCAACCGCCTGAGCGCCCTGACGCCCGCCGAGCGCGAGCGCGGCGTCGTCGCGGCCTCGGCGGGCAACCACGCGCAGGGCGTCGCGTATGCGGCGCGCGAACTCGGCATCCGCGCCACGATCTTCATGCCCGTCGGCGTCGCGCTCCCGAAGCTCGAGGCCACGCGCGCCTACGGCGCCGAGGTCGTGCTCGCGGGCGCGACCTTCGGCGAGACGGCCGCGGCCAGCGTCGCGCACGCCGAGCAGACCGGCGCGGTCTTCATCCCGCCGTTCGACCACCACGACGTGATCGCCGGCCAGGGGACCCTCGGCCTCGAGATCCTCGAGCAGGCGCCGGATGCCTCGACGATCGTCGTTCCCATCGGCGGCGGCGGCCTCGCGGCAGGTGTCGCGAGCGCCGTGAAGCAGCGCGCCGCGCAGCTCGGCCGTGACGTCCGGGTCGTCGGCGTGCAGGCCGCGAACGCGGCACCGTTCGTGCCCTCGCTCGCGGCCGGCGCGCTCCAGGAGGTGCCGGTCGTGCCGACGATCGCCGACGGCATCGCCGTGTACCGGCCCGGAGCCATGACCTTCGAGGTCATCCGCGAGGCGATCGACGAGGTCGTCACCGTGACCGAGGACGACATCGCACGAGCCCTGCTCGTGCTGCTCGAACGCGCCAAGCTCGTGGTCGAGCCCGCCGGCGCCGTCTCCGTCGCCGCCCTCATGTCGGGTGCCGTGCAGACCGACGGGCCCGTGGTCGCGGTGCTGTCGGGCGGCAACATCGATCCGCTGCTCATGCAGCGCGTCATCGCGCACGGCCTCGCCGCGTCGGGCCGGTACCTCACGGTGCGGCTCGGCCTGCCCGACCGCCCCGGCCAGCTCGTGCGGGTCGCCGAACTCCTCGCGGGCACGCACGCGAACGTCGTCGAGGTCATGCACACCCGCCACGGGCGCGGCCTGCAGATCTCCGAGGTCGAGATCGACATCTCGGTCGAGACCCGCGGGCCCGAGCACCGGGCCGAGGTGGTCGAGGTGCTGCGTCGCGCCGGCTACGAGCCGGTCGTCCTCGACGACTGA
- a CDS encoding PhoH family protein, translating to MATGATSQSGRQQAGAQRQPATGAASAAAQAERTYVLDTSVLLSDPRALFRFAEHAVVLPVVVITELEAKRNDPEIGYFARQSLRILDELRIEHERLDFPIPVGEGGSLRVELNHSNPSVLPSGLQLGDNDSRILACAANLANDGVAVTVVSKDLPLRVKAAAIGIDAQEYRAELAVDSGWNGMAELTVGSNEMAKLYERDAIVAPAAVGLPVNTGLVLHSDRGSALARVTADDGSLKLVRGDREVFGLHGRSAEQRLAIDLLLDSEIGILSLGGRAGTGKSALALCAGLEAVLERQQHKKIMVFRPLYAVGGQELGYLPGDQGEKMNPWGQAVFDTLGSVVSDNVLDEVVERGILEVLPLTHIRGRSLHDAFVIVDEAQSLERNVLLTVLSRIGQNSRVVLTHDVAQRDNLRVGRHDGVASVIETLKGHPLFAHVTLTRSERSAIAALVSEMLDGNELA from the coding sequence GTGGCAACAGGTGCAACTTCCCAGTCCGGTCGGCAGCAGGCGGGCGCGCAGCGGCAGCCTGCGACGGGAGCCGCGTCTGCGGCGGCCCAGGCCGAGCGGACGTACGTACTCGACACCTCGGTGCTGCTGAGCGATCCCCGGGCGCTGTTCCGGTTCGCCGAGCACGCGGTCGTGCTTCCCGTGGTCGTCATCACGGAACTCGAGGCGAAGCGCAACGACCCCGAGATCGGGTACTTCGCGCGGCAGTCGCTGCGCATCCTCGACGAGCTGCGGATCGAGCACGAACGGCTCGACTTCCCGATCCCGGTCGGCGAAGGCGGCTCGCTGCGGGTCGAGCTCAACCACTCGAACCCGTCGGTGCTGCCGAGCGGACTGCAACTCGGCGACAACGACTCGCGCATCCTCGCGTGCGCGGCGAACCTCGCCAACGACGGCGTCGCCGTGACCGTCGTGTCGAAGGACCTGCCCCTGCGCGTCAAGGCCGCGGCGATCGGCATCGACGCGCAGGAGTACCGCGCCGAACTCGCGGTCGATTCGGGCTGGAACGGCATGGCCGAGCTCACCGTCGGCTCGAACGAGATGGCGAAGCTGTACGAGCGCGATGCGATCGTCGCGCCGGCGGCCGTCGGCCTGCCCGTGAACACCGGCCTCGTGCTGCACTCCGACCGCGGGTCGGCGCTGGCCCGCGTCACCGCCGACGACGGCTCGCTGAAGCTCGTCCGAGGCGACCGCGAGGTCTTCGGCCTGCACGGTCGTTCGGCCGAGCAGCGCCTCGCGATCGACCTGCTCCTCGACTCGGAGATCGGCATCCTGTCGCTCGGCGGGCGGGCGGGGACCGGCAAGTCGGCGCTCGCGCTGTGCGCAGGCCTCGAGGCCGTGCTCGAACGCCAGCAGCACAAGAAGATCATGGTGTTCCGCCCGCTGTACGCGGTCGGCGGCCAGGAGCTCGGCTACCTGCCCGGCGACCAGGGCGAGAAGATGAACCCGTGGGGGCAGGCGGTCTTCGACACGCTCGGCTCGGTCGTCTCCGACAACGTGCTCGACGAGGTCGTCGAACGGGGCATCCTCGAGGTGCTGCCGCTCACCCACATCCGCGGACGTTCGCTGCACGACGCGTTCGTGATCGTCGACGAGGCGCAGTCGCTCGAGCGCAACGTGCTGCTCACCGTGCTCAGCCGGATCGGGCAGAACTCGCGCGTGGTGCTCACGCACGACGTCGCGCAGCGCGACAACCTCCGTGTCGGACGGCACGACGGCGTGGCATCCGTCATCGAGACGTTGAAGGGGCATCCGCTGTTCGCCCACGTCACGCTCACCCGCAGCGAGCGCTCGGCGATCGCGGCGCTCGTCAGCGAGATGCTCGACGGGAACGAACTGGCGTAG